A part of Saccharomonospora amisosensis genomic DNA contains:
- a CDS encoding acyl-CoA dehydrogenase family protein, whose product MSDSAVDPRDFLRIDDGLTGEERDIRDAVRDYARVELQPHVANWYETATLPARDLANAFGRLGVLGMHLEGYGCAGTSAVAYGIACRELEAVDSGLRSFVSVQGSLAMFAIHRWGSEQQREQWLPKLASGEALGCFGLTEPDAGSDPASMRTRARRDGSDWVLDGTKMWITNGTVADVAVVWAQTEEGIRGFVVPTDTPGFTANEVKHKLSLRASLTAELVLDGVRLPADAVFPEVRGLRGPLSCLNEARFGIVFGVVGAARTCYETALEYTSSREQFGRPLAGYQLTQRKLADLLVEVNRAGLVALQLGRLKDTGTLHHSQVSLGKLANVRSALDVARTARSMLGANGISLEYPVMRHMANLETVLTYEGTEEMHALSLGQAVTGLPAFRS is encoded by the coding sequence ATGTCGGACAGCGCAGTTGACCCCCGGGATTTCCTCCGCATCGACGACGGACTGACGGGCGAGGAAAGGGACATCCGTGATGCCGTGCGCGATTACGCGCGCGTTGAACTACAACCACATGTTGCGAATTGGTATGAAACAGCAACATTGCCTGCGCGTGATCTGGCGAACGCATTCGGCCGATTGGGCGTGCTGGGGATGCATCTGGAGGGCTACGGCTGCGCGGGCACCTCGGCCGTAGCTTACGGAATCGCATGCCGGGAGTTGGAGGCGGTGGACTCCGGGCTGCGAAGTTTCGTTTCCGTGCAGGGCTCACTGGCGATGTTCGCGATCCACCGGTGGGGCAGTGAGCAGCAACGCGAGCAATGGCTGCCGAAGCTTGCGTCGGGTGAGGCGCTGGGCTGTTTCGGGCTGACCGAGCCCGACGCGGGTAGCGACCCGGCCTCCATGCGCACACGGGCCCGCCGCGATGGGTCTGACTGGGTGCTGGACGGGACCAAAATGTGGATCACCAACGGCACCGTCGCCGACGTCGCCGTGGTGTGGGCGCAGACGGAGGAGGGGATACGCGGTTTCGTCGTGCCGACCGATACGCCCGGCTTCACCGCGAACGAGGTCAAGCACAAGCTTTCCCTGCGTGCCTCACTGACCGCCGAACTCGTGCTCGACGGGGTCCGGCTGCCCGCCGACGCCGTCTTCCCTGAGGTGCGTGGCCTGCGCGGCCCGCTGTCGTGCCTGAACGAGGCCAGGTTCGGCATCGTGTTCGGCGTGGTCGGCGCGGCAAGGACCTGCTACGAGACGGCGCTGGAGTACACGTCCTCCCGCGAGCAGTTCGGTCGTCCGCTCGCCGGCTACCAGCTCACCCAGCGCAAGTTGGCCGACCTGCTGGTGGAGGTGAACCGGGCGGGGCTGGTCGCGCTGCAACTGGGCAGGCTCAAGGACACAGGCACGCTGCATCACAGCCAGGTCAGCCTCGGCAAGCTGGCGAACGTGCGCTCGGCGCTGGATGTGGCACGCACGGCGAGGTCGATGCTGGGTGCCAACGGCATCTCGCTGGAGTACCCGGTGATGCGGCACATGGCGAATCTGGAGACGGTGCTCACCTACGAGGGCACGGAGGAGATGCACGCCCTTTCGCTCGGGCAGGCGGTTACCGGACTACCCGCCTTCCGTTCCTGA
- a CDS encoding CaiB/BaiF CoA transferase family protein — translation MSTLPLAGITVVALEQAVAAPLATRQLGDLGARVIKVERPGTGDFARAYDETVRGMSSHFVWLNRNKESITLDVKDPGDRDVLEALLARADVFVQNLAPGAADRLGLSPDTLRRRFPRLIVCNISGYGATGPYRTKKAYDLLVQCEAGVVSLTGTREEPAKAGIPVADIAAGMYAFSGVLSALYERERTGEGTSFDVAMLDALGEWVGFPYYYAAYGGSPPPRNGARHAAISPYGPYTVGDGSVVFIGVQNEREWKALCEHVLADPAVADDPRFARNSLRVEHDAELTELIERALRHSDAEDVARRLDEAGIANARMRTMAEFAEHPQLAARQRWATVDSPVGPLRALLPPIDVAGRAPRLDPVPEVGQHSAAIRAELGFGEDG, via the coding sequence ATGAGCACGCTGCCGCTGGCCGGGATCACGGTCGTCGCGCTCGAGCAGGCCGTGGCGGCGCCGCTGGCCACCCGACAACTCGGCGATCTAGGAGCCAGGGTCATCAAGGTCGAGAGACCGGGAACCGGCGACTTCGCACGCGCCTACGACGAGACGGTGCGCGGGATGTCGAGCCACTTCGTGTGGCTCAACCGCAACAAGGAAAGCATCACCCTGGACGTCAAGGACCCCGGCGACCGCGACGTGCTGGAGGCGTTGCTGGCAAGGGCCGACGTGTTCGTGCAGAACCTGGCGCCCGGTGCCGCCGACAGGTTGGGGTTGTCGCCGGACACGCTGCGGCGGCGCTTTCCGAGGCTGATCGTGTGCAACATCTCCGGCTACGGTGCCACCGGGCCGTACCGCACGAAGAAGGCCTACGACCTGCTCGTGCAGTGTGAGGCCGGGGTGGTGTCGCTCACCGGCACGCGGGAGGAGCCCGCGAAGGCGGGCATCCCGGTCGCGGACATCGCCGCCGGGATGTACGCCTTCAGCGGTGTGCTTTCGGCGCTGTACGAGCGCGAGCGCACGGGGGAGGGCACCAGCTTCGACGTCGCGATGCTGGACGCGCTGGGGGAGTGGGTCGGCTTCCCCTACTACTACGCCGCATACGGGGGCAGCCCGCCGCCGCGCAACGGCGCGAGGCACGCCGCCATCTCGCCGTACGGTCCCTACACCGTGGGGGACGGCTCCGTCGTGTTCATCGGCGTGCAGAACGAGCGGGAGTGGAAGGCGTTGTGTGAACACGTGCTGGCCGATCCCGCGGTCGCCGACGACCCCCGGTTCGCCCGCAATTCGCTGCGCGTGGAGCACGACGCGGAACTGACCGAACTGATCGAGCGCGCGCTACGGCACTCGGATGCCGAAGACGTGGCACGGCGCCTCGACGAGGCGGGTATCGCCAACGCGAGGATGCGCACGATGGCGGAGTTCGCCGAGCACCCGCAACTGGCCGCACGGCAACGATGGGCGACGGTCGACTCCCCGGTCGGACCGCTGCGTGCGCTGCTACCCCCGATCGACGTGGCTGGCAGGGCCCCGCGCCTCGATCCGGTCCCCGAGGTCGGGCAGCACAGTGCCGCGATCCGCGCGGAACTGGGGTTCGGGGAAGACGGCTGA
- a CDS encoding GntR family transcriptional regulator yields MRQIDTERNLAKTIFDELRAAVVSGELAPGELYSVHDLAARLGVSRTPVREALIQLSERGMVRFERNRGIRILRTSAHDLEEVFAIRLLLEVPATFRATQLHAPGWVERLREHLEAMRAAAEEHDEAAFMAADRRFHETVNIASGNPRLARYVDSLRDMVSLRGNSTVDRSRGLADILTEHETIFEFIADGKAGQAAEAMRAHLLHTAELLIEQEAEDNDDVARVELDWTNYPG; encoded by the coding sequence ATGCGGCAGATCGACACCGAGAGAAATCTCGCGAAGACAATCTTCGACGAGCTCAGGGCCGCCGTTGTCAGTGGTGAGCTCGCGCCGGGCGAGCTGTATTCGGTGCATGATCTGGCCGCTCGCCTCGGGGTGTCACGGACACCGGTTCGGGAGGCGCTGATCCAGCTTTCCGAACGCGGGATGGTGCGGTTCGAACGCAACCGGGGGATCCGGATTCTGCGGACCTCGGCGCACGACCTGGAAGAGGTCTTCGCGATCCGGCTACTGCTGGAGGTGCCCGCCACGTTCCGGGCCACGCAGTTGCACGCGCCCGGCTGGGTCGAGCGGCTTCGCGAACACCTGGAGGCGATGCGAGCGGCGGCCGAGGAGCACGACGAGGCGGCGTTCATGGCCGCCGACCGCCGCTTCCACGAAACGGTCAACATCGCGTCCGGCAACCCGCGGCTGGCCCGCTACGTCGACTCGCTGCGAGACATGGTGTCGCTGCGGGGAAACTCGACGGTCGACCGCTCCCGAGGGCTGGCCGACATCCTCACCGAGCACGAGACGATCTTCGAGTTCATCGCGGACGGCAAGGCCGGGCAGGCGGCCGAGGCGATGCGGGCTCACCTGCTGCACACCGCGGAGTTGCTCATCGAACAGGAGGCCGAGGACAACGACGACGTGGCACGGGTCGAGCTGGACTGGACGAACTACCCCGGCTGA
- a CDS encoding FAD-binding and (Fe-S)-binding domain-containing protein: MTDFLAQLADAVSGDVESGPAAQAMYSMDASNYRQVPKAVVFPRSTADLEATVRVCSANDVPITARGAGTSIAGQALGKGVVVDYSRYLNRVLEIDPERGIARVQPGVVLDALRAAAAPHGLTFGPDPSTHSRCTLGGMIGNDACGPHSVAWGRTADNVVSLDVLTADGTRFNTGTPREELTGRAAEIHDRLRALASDNLALLRTAFPTLPRRVSGYALDALLPEHGFDVTRAMVGTEGTCALLTEATVALVPSPASRVLVVAGYADDVAAADAVPSVLPLRPLTVEGMGADLIDTLLVRGRRTAALDNLPEGRGWLFIEVGDETAELAAHRARELADTLARQTGATTSVAVDPGQARQLWSIREAAAGIATRMADGSQAWPGWEDAAVPPENLGSYLRGFRELLARHGLRGIPYGHFGEGCVHVRIDFELTTEPGRRAFRSFMTDAADLVVAHGGSLSGEHGDGQARAELLPRMYSPELLRLFEAFKEIWDPSDLLNPSNLVRPRPLDADLRFEGPILPLPTTLRYPHDGGSLATATRRCVGVGKCIDTSTGVMCPSYMVTRSERHSTRGRARLLFELMRGETITEGWRSTEVRDALDLCLACKGCLSDCPVNVDMASYKAEFLHQHYAGRLRPVSHYSLGFLPLWARLAHAAPGTANAVLRSTGTASLVKRLGGIAAERSLPTFSRVSLRRALRRLPRRSADRPKVLLWPDTFTNFFSPQVGVAAARVLDYAGFDVVLPRSSVCCGLTWISTGQLGVARRVLRRTLRVLGPELRAGTPIVGLEPSCLAVLRHDVHDLLEVGKLDALTLGAFLKREAPDVEFPRLQATAAITQQHCHQHAVFGNTAEEQLLREVGIGNRTLDSGCCGLAGNFGMERGHYEVSVGAANRVLVPEVAAAEPDTLVLADGFSCRTQIGELTGRKALHLAQVLATAIDQGSR, encoded by the coding sequence ATGACCGACTTCCTGGCTCAACTCGCCGACGCCGTGTCCGGCGACGTGGAGAGCGGGCCCGCCGCACAGGCCATGTACAGCATGGACGCGTCGAACTACCGCCAGGTCCCCAAGGCGGTGGTGTTTCCCCGCTCCACGGCTGACCTCGAAGCGACAGTGCGGGTGTGCTCGGCCAACGACGTACCGATCACCGCACGCGGCGCGGGCACCAGCATCGCGGGGCAAGCGCTCGGCAAGGGCGTCGTCGTGGACTACAGCCGCTACCTCAACCGGGTGCTCGAGATCGACCCCGAGCGCGGGATCGCGAGGGTGCAGCCCGGTGTCGTGCTGGACGCGCTTCGGGCTGCCGCCGCGCCGCACGGCCTTACCTTCGGCCCGGACCCCTCGACGCACAGCCGCTGCACTCTCGGCGGCATGATCGGCAACGACGCCTGCGGCCCGCACTCGGTGGCATGGGGCCGAACTGCCGACAACGTGGTGTCGCTCGACGTGCTCACCGCCGACGGCACCCGGTTCAACACGGGAACTCCCCGCGAGGAACTGACAGGCAGGGCTGCCGAGATCCACGACAGGCTGCGGGCGCTGGCGAGCGACAACCTCGCGCTGCTACGAACCGCGTTTCCCACGCTGCCCCGCCGGGTTTCCGGCTACGCGCTCGATGCGCTGTTGCCCGAGCACGGATTCGACGTCACAAGAGCCATGGTGGGCACGGAAGGCACCTGCGCACTGCTCACCGAGGCCACCGTCGCGCTGGTGCCCTCGCCCGCATCACGGGTGCTCGTCGTCGCCGGGTACGCCGACGACGTCGCGGCGGCGGACGCGGTGCCGAGCGTGCTGCCGCTGCGCCCCCTCACCGTGGAAGGCATGGGCGCCGACCTGATCGACACGCTCCTGGTGCGGGGCCGCAGAACCGCCGCGCTTGACAACCTTCCGGAGGGCAGGGGCTGGCTGTTCATCGAGGTCGGGGACGAAACGGCGGAGCTGGCCGCGCACAGGGCGCGCGAGCTGGCCGACACGCTCGCCCGGCAGACCGGTGCCACCACGTCCGTCGCCGTCGATCCAGGACAGGCCCGCCAGTTGTGGTCCATCCGGGAGGCCGCGGCGGGCATCGCTACCCGCATGGCCGACGGGTCGCAAGCCTGGCCCGGCTGGGAGGACGCGGCCGTGCCACCCGAGAACCTCGGCTCCTACCTGCGCGGTTTCCGCGAGCTGCTGGCCAGGCACGGGCTGCGCGGCATCCCGTACGGGCACTTCGGTGAAGGCTGCGTCCACGTACGCATCGACTTCGAACTCACCACCGAGCCAGGCAGGCGAGCCTTCCGTTCGTTCATGACGGACGCCGCCGACCTTGTCGTGGCACACGGCGGCTCGCTGTCCGGCGAGCACGGCGACGGGCAGGCCAGGGCCGAACTGCTTCCGCGCATGTACAGCCCCGAACTGCTGCGGCTGTTCGAGGCGTTCAAGGAAATCTGGGACCCCAGCGACCTGCTCAACCCCTCGAACCTGGTTCGTCCCCGGCCGCTGGACGCCGACCTGCGCTTCGAAGGGCCGATCCTGCCGTTGCCGACCACACTGCGCTACCCGCACGACGGCGGCAGTCTCGCCACAGCGACCCGCCGTTGTGTAGGCGTCGGCAAGTGCATCGACACCTCCACCGGTGTGATGTGCCCCAGCTACATGGTGACCCGATCCGAACGGCATTCCACACGCGGCCGCGCCCGCCTGCTGTTCGAGCTGATGCGTGGCGAGACGATCACCGAAGGCTGGCGTTCCACCGAGGTGCGTGACGCCCTCGATCTGTGCCTGGCCTGCAAGGGTTGCCTTTCCGACTGTCCCGTCAATGTGGATATGGCCTCCTACAAGGCCGAGTTCCTGCATCAGCACTACGCGGGCCGGCTCAGGCCGGTCAGCCACTACTCGCTCGGATTCCTCCCGCTGTGGGCGCGACTGGCCCACGCCGCGCCGGGCACGGCCAACGCGGTACTGCGCTCCACCGGCACGGCGTCGCTCGTCAAGCGGCTGGGCGGGATCGCCGCCGAGCGCTCGTTGCCCACGTTCTCCCGAGTCAGCCTGCGCAGGGCACTGCGCAGGCTGCCGCGCCGTTCGGCCGACCGGCCAAAGGTGCTGCTGTGGCCCGACACCTTCACCAACTTCTTCTCGCCGCAGGTGGGTGTCGCGGCCGCACGCGTACTCGACTACGCCGGTTTCGACGTCGTGCTGCCCCGCTCCTCGGTGTGCTGCGGGCTGACCTGGATCTCAACCGGACAGCTCGGCGTGGCAAGGCGCGTGCTGCGCCGCACGCTGCGGGTGCTTGGGCCCGAACTGCGCGCGGGCACACCCATCGTGGGGCTCGAACCCAGTTGCCTTGCCGTGCTCCGCCACGACGTGCATGACCTGCTGGAGGTCGGCAAGCTCGACGCGCTCACACTCGGGGCGTTCCTCAAGCGCGAGGCACCTGACGTGGAGTTCCCTCGGCTGCAGGCGACAGCGGCGATCACCCAGCAGCACTGCCACCAACATGCGGTGTTCGGCAACACGGCCGAGGAGCAACTGTTGCGCGAGGTCGGTATCGGCAACCGCACGCTCGACTCCGGGTGCTGCGGCCTGGCCGGGAACTTCGGAATGGAGCGGGGCCACTACGAAGTCTCGGTGGGCGCGGCGAACCGGGTGCTCGTGCCCGAGGTAGCGGCCGCGGAGCCAGACACACTCGTGCTCGCCGACGGCTTCAGTTGCCGCACGCAGATCGGTGAACTCACCGGCAGAAAGGCGTTGCACCTGGCACAGGTGCTGGCCACGGCCATCGACCAGGGGTCCCGCTGA
- a CDS encoding 2-keto-4-pentenoate hydratase: MNVQDVAARLLKAYENAEPTAPVIETDPEATITDAYRIQQEQVRHWTSSGQVIKGHKVGLSSAAMQEQMGVDQPDYGHLLSDMFHLEQQPIPASTFLQPRIEPEIAFVLGRPLEGPGVTVADAVRAVEFVLPALEIVDSRVRDWNISIVDTIADNASSGGVVLGSKPTLLSAVDLRLVGCTLHSGGELIATGAGAAVLGSPLNALVWLANTVGPLGVRLEPGHVVLPGSMTRAFPVKPGDSVVANMAELGTVTATFGVTS, translated from the coding sequence ATGAACGTGCAGGACGTGGCCGCCCGGTTGCTGAAGGCGTACGAGAACGCCGAGCCGACGGCACCGGTGATCGAGACCGACCCCGAGGCCACCATCACCGACGCCTACCGCATCCAACAGGAACAGGTGCGGCACTGGACCTCGTCGGGACAGGTGATCAAGGGTCACAAGGTGGGGCTGTCCTCCGCTGCGATGCAGGAGCAGATGGGCGTCGACCAACCCGACTACGGGCACCTGCTCAGCGACATGTTCCACCTTGAACAGCAGCCGATCCCCGCCTCGACGTTCCTGCAACCCCGCATCGAGCCGGAGATCGCCTTCGTGCTGGGGCGCCCACTGGAGGGTCCCGGTGTGACGGTGGCCGACGCCGTGCGGGCGGTGGAGTTCGTACTTCCCGCGCTGGAGATCGTGGACTCGCGCGTTCGAGACTGGAACATCTCCATCGTGGACACCATCGCCGACAACGCCTCCTCCGGTGGCGTCGTGCTCGGCAGCAAACCGACCCTGCTGTCGGCCGTGGACCTTCGGCTGGTGGGGTGCACGCTGCACTCCGGAGGCGAACTCATCGCCACCGGTGCCGGTGCCGCGGTGCTGGGCTCGCCACTGAACGCGCTGGTGTGGCTTGCGAACACCGTCGGACCGCTCGGCGTGCGGCTGGAACCCGGTCACGTGGTCCTGCCCGGCTCGATGACCAGGGCGTTTCCGGTGAAGCCCGGCGATTCCGTGGTGGCCAACATGGCGGAACTCGGCACGGTGACCGCGACCTTTGGGGTCACCTCCTAG